One window of Phycisphaeraceae bacterium genomic DNA carries:
- a CDS encoding molybdopterin molybdotransferase MoeA, giving the protein MSTKETPFRFNSPAAALGELLRRLPRVSQERVALGRTAGRFLAEAVHADRPSPALDVSVMDGYAARLEDLARGTLPVRGDALIGKPPIVLEAGSAARIVTGAPVPRGADCVIRVEDTTSAEDRISFDPSIGASLPTNRFIRRQGENATAGAEILTAGTCITPTVASALASFGIATPLVYRRLRIGILSTGDEVLPAEAMPQPWQLRDGNGAALEGLFSSLGFVESVEVRHAPDDQARILASASELLSRSDALFLSGGVSMGHRDLVPAALAQLGATTVFHKVPQRPGKPILAATGPRDQLILGLPGNPVSVLVTAHRFAVPALEHIGGSATLRPVPSIAIESPDEQTIPLWWHRIVRVNEAGRGEFVENKGSGDLIASARSDGFVEIPPGTCGAGSWPFYLWRC; this is encoded by the coding sequence GCTCGGCCGAACGGCGGGCCGGTTTCTGGCGGAGGCCGTACACGCGGATCGGCCGTCGCCCGCGCTCGATGTGAGCGTGATGGATGGATACGCGGCACGTCTTGAAGATCTTGCCCGTGGCACACTTCCCGTTCGGGGCGATGCGCTGATCGGAAAGCCGCCGATTGTGCTCGAGGCCGGCTCGGCGGCGCGGATTGTGACGGGAGCGCCTGTGCCGCGGGGCGCGGACTGTGTGATCCGCGTTGAGGACACGACGAGCGCAGAAGATCGGATCTCATTTGATCCGTCGATCGGGGCATCGCTTCCTACGAACCGATTCATTCGGCGCCAGGGCGAGAACGCCACTGCCGGGGCGGAAATCCTGACTGCGGGCACGTGCATCACTCCCACGGTTGCATCGGCGCTCGCTTCGTTCGGGATCGCGACGCCCCTGGTCTATCGCCGGCTGCGCATCGGCATTCTGAGCACCGGCGATGAAGTCTTGCCTGCGGAGGCGATGCCTCAGCCGTGGCAACTGCGCGATGGGAATGGCGCGGCACTCGAGGGGCTTTTTTCGTCCCTCGGGTTTGTCGAATCGGTGGAAGTGCGGCACGCGCCGGACGATCAGGCGCGGATATTGGCGAGCGCTTCGGAACTTTTGTCACGATCGGACGCGTTGTTTTTATCCGGCGGAGTTTCGATGGGGCATCGCGATCTTGTTCCGGCGGCGCTGGCCCAACTGGGCGCAACGACGGTGTTTCACAAGGTGCCGCAGCGTCCGGGGAAGCCGATCCTGGCGGCGACGGGTCCGCGCGATCAGTTGATCTTGGGCCTGCCGGGAAATCCGGTATCGGTGCTCGTCACGGCGCACCGGTTTGCGGTGCCGGCGCTTGAACACATCGGAGGGAGCGCGACGCTCCGGCCGGTGCCTTCGATCGCGATCGAAAGCCCGGACGAACAGACGATCCCGCTTTGGTGGCATCGCATCGTGCGGGTCAATGAGGCGGGACGCGGCGAGTTTGTCGAGAACAAGGGGAGCGGCGACTTGATCGCGTCGGCCCGATCGGACGGGTTCGTCGAGATTCCGCCGGGAACCTGCGGGGCCGGGTCGTGGCCGTTCTATTTGTGGCGGTGTTGA
- the moaC gene encoding cyclic pyranopterin monophosphate synthase MoaC codes for MVDVSAKPVSERTAVAEAFVRVSRELASAISENRIAKGNIFETARLAGIQAAKRTDELIPLCHSLGLDSVDVQIFLEDETVRIVATARATSRTGVEMESLAAASVAALTIYDMGKAIDRSMRIDGIRLLKKTGGTRGDYTAPG; via the coding sequence ATGGTCGATGTCTCGGCGAAGCCGGTGAGCGAGCGCACCGCGGTCGCGGAGGCGTTTGTTCGCGTCTCGCGCGAACTCGCGTCGGCGATTTCGGAAAACCGCATCGCCAAGGGAAACATTTTCGAGACGGCGCGGCTCGCGGGCATTCAGGCGGCGAAGCGCACCGATGAGTTGATCCCGCTGTGCCACTCGCTGGGGCTGGACTCGGTCGATGTCCAGATTTTTCTGGAAGACGAAACGGTGCGGATCGTGGCGACGGCGCGAGCGACTTCACGCACGGGCGTCGAGATGGAGTCGCTAGCGGCGGCGAGCGTCGCGGCGCTCACGATCTATGACATGGGGAAGGCGATTGATCGCTCGATGAGGATTGACGGGATTCGGCTGCTGAAGAAGACCGGCGGCACGCGGGGCGATTACACGGCGCCGGGATGA